In Candidatus Palauibacter australiensis, the following are encoded in one genomic region:
- a CDS encoding glutathione S-transferase, producing MKIFDFPITKKWPPLHPDRIQLYSLPTPNGLKASIMLEEIELPYEVHRVNFSTNDQFSPEFLSLNPNNKI from the coding sequence ATGAAGATTTTCGATTTTCCGATCACCAAGAAATGGCCGCCCCTCCATCCGGACCGAATTCAGCTCTATTCGCTTCCAACCCCGAACGGTCTCAAGGCTTCAATCATGCTCGAAGAGATTGAGCTTCCGTACGAGGTGCACAGGGTCAATTTTTCGACCAACGATCAATTCAGCCCCGAGTTCCTGTCACTCAATCCGAACAACAAGATC
- a CDS encoding FAD-dependent oxidoreductase, which produces MSERAPLPAAASIAVIGAGIVGNCLVEHLAQRGWDDLVLIDKGPLPNPGGSTGHASNFIFPTDHSREVAMLTLESQRQYEALGVQTTCGGVEVARTEARMEELRRRMTSARAWGIDAELLPPDEVADRIPFVNPDVILGGFWMSSVSVVDSVRAGTLMRERALSRGALTVLDRTEVTGLELESWPSGRPRLRAVVTSRGPIEVEHAVIACGVWSPRIAELAGASIPLTPAVHQMADLGPVDFLLATGNEIGHPIVRDMDAFMYERQKFGAMEVGSYAHRPILVRPEDIPELEACERSPTELPFTGADFALQLAQAREIMGELLEGAAIGYAINGLLSLTPDAHPVLGETAEVANLWSAAAVWIKEGPGAAQLLAEWITHGHPRLCDPHESDVTRFQPHERARGHVRARAREHFNKTYGIVHPREQWESRRDAHRSALHARTETLGAVYYEARGWERPQWYASNADLVERYGVADRPHEWDRRWWSPIIEAEHLHLREKVGVVDLGAFQIFDVTGPAALAYLEGMAANACDRPPGTSIYTPLLTPDGGFRADLTIQRLEADRFRVVTGAFDGARDAAWFRKHLPDEGSVRFEDRSAEISALGVWGPAAEPLLGKISGANLSQAAFPYASVRDIALAGIRVTMCRISYVGESGWEIYVEAGLATRVWDAVREAGRALGVRPVGAGVYGTTGRMEKGYALMGAELTSEYSPVEAGLARPRVKRADFIGRAAYLKAREAGPAATLRTLTVDDHADASGLARFPTGGNEPLLGPGGERIVDARGRESRVTSAGMGPSVGKYLLMAYLPPALAAPGTRLQVLYMNEPFPVTVATGAALFDPTGARMRS; this is translated from the coding sequence GTGAGCGAACGCGCGCCACTGCCGGCCGCGGCGAGCATCGCCGTCATCGGGGCCGGGATCGTCGGCAACTGCCTCGTCGAGCACCTCGCGCAGCGGGGCTGGGACGACCTCGTCCTCATCGACAAGGGCCCGCTTCCGAACCCCGGCGGCTCCACCGGCCACGCGTCGAACTTCATCTTTCCCACGGACCACAGCCGCGAGGTCGCGATGCTGACGCTGGAGAGCCAGCGGCAGTACGAGGCGCTCGGGGTGCAGACGACGTGCGGCGGCGTCGAGGTTGCCCGCACGGAGGCCCGGATGGAGGAACTGCGCCGCCGCATGACCTCGGCGCGCGCGTGGGGCATCGACGCCGAGCTCCTTCCCCCCGATGAGGTGGCCGACCGGATCCCGTTCGTGAACCCGGACGTGATCCTGGGCGGCTTCTGGATGTCGTCCGTGTCCGTGGTCGACTCTGTGCGGGCCGGCACGCTGATGCGGGAGCGGGCCCTGTCGCGGGGCGCGCTCACGGTCCTGGACAGGACGGAGGTCACGGGACTCGAACTCGAATCCTGGCCGTCCGGACGTCCCCGCCTGCGGGCGGTCGTCACCTCGCGGGGCCCGATCGAGGTCGAGCACGCGGTCATCGCCTGCGGCGTGTGGAGCCCCCGCATCGCGGAGCTGGCCGGCGCCTCGATTCCGCTCACGCCGGCGGTCCACCAGATGGCGGACCTCGGCCCGGTCGACTTCCTCCTCGCCACCGGAAACGAGATCGGCCACCCCATCGTGCGCGACATGGACGCCTTCATGTACGAGCGCCAGAAATTCGGTGCGATGGAGGTCGGATCCTACGCGCACCGCCCCATCCTCGTGCGCCCGGAGGACATACCCGAACTCGAGGCGTGCGAACGCTCCCCCACGGAGCTGCCGTTCACGGGAGCTGACTTCGCGCTCCAGCTCGCGCAGGCGCGGGAGATCATGGGAGAACTGCTCGAGGGCGCGGCGATCGGATACGCGATCAATGGCCTCCTCTCGCTTACGCCGGACGCGCATCCGGTGCTGGGGGAGACGGCCGAGGTGGCCAACCTGTGGTCCGCGGCGGCGGTCTGGATCAAGGAGGGTCCCGGGGCGGCGCAGCTCCTCGCGGAGTGGATCACGCACGGCCACCCCCGCCTGTGCGACCCTCACGAATCCGACGTCACCCGCTTCCAGCCGCACGAGCGCGCCCGCGGGCATGTGCGGGCCCGCGCCCGGGAACACTTTAACAAGACGTACGGCATCGTCCACCCGCGCGAGCAGTGGGAATCTCGTCGCGACGCGCACCGCTCGGCGCTCCACGCCCGCACCGAGACTCTCGGGGCCGTTTACTACGAGGCCCGCGGCTGGGAACGTCCGCAGTGGTACGCGTCGAACGCCGACCTGGTCGAGCGCTACGGCGTCGCCGACCGGCCGCACGAATGGGATCGTCGCTGGTGGTCTCCCATCATCGAGGCGGAGCACCTGCACCTGCGCGAGAAGGTCGGCGTCGTCGACCTGGGGGCGTTTCAGATTTTCGATGTGACGGGCCCCGCGGCGCTCGCGTACCTGGAGGGAATGGCGGCCAACGCGTGCGACCGGCCGCCCGGGACGTCCATCTACACGCCGCTGCTGACGCCGGACGGCGGCTTCAGGGCCGACCTCACGATCCAGCGGCTGGAGGCGGACCGTTTCCGCGTCGTGACCGGCGCCTTCGACGGGGCGCGGGACGCCGCCTGGTTCCGCAAGCACCTGCCGGACGAGGGCTCCGTCCGCTTCGAGGATCGGTCGGCGGAGATCTCCGCGCTCGGCGTCTGGGGGCCCGCGGCCGAGCCGCTCCTGGGGAAGATCTCCGGGGCGAACCTCTCGCAGGCCGCGTTCCCGTACGCCTCCGTGCGCGACATCGCGCTGGCCGGGATTCGGGTCACCATGTGCCGAATCTCGTATGTCGGAGAGAGCGGGTGGGAGATCTACGTGGAGGCCGGGCTCGCGACGCGAGTGTGGGACGCCGTGCGGGAGGCGGGCCGGGCGCTCGGCGTCCGGCCGGTGGGCGCCGGAGTCTACGGCACGACGGGCCGCATGGAGAAGGGCTACGCCCTCATGGGGGCCGAACTCACGTCGGAGTACTCGCCGGTGGAGGCGGGCCTCGCGCGGCCGCGCGTGAAACGGGCCGACTTCATCGGCCGGGCCGCCTACCTGAAGGCCCGGGAGGCGGGGCCCGCGGCGACGCTCCGCACGCTCACCGTGGACGACCACGCCGACGCTTCCGGCCTCGCCCGCTTCCCCACCGGAGGCAACGAGCCGCTGCTGGGGCCGGGCGGAGAGCGCATCGTCGACGCCCGCGGAAGGGAATCCCGCGTCACGTCGGCGGGGATGGGCCCCTCCGTGGGGAAGTACCTCCTCATGGCATACCTCCCGCCGGCACTCGCCGCCCCCGGCACGCGGCTCCAGGTCCTCTACATGAACGAACCCTTCCCGGTCACCGTGGCGACCGGCGCCGCGCTCTTCGACCCCACCGGGGCCCGCATGAGATCGTGA
- a CDS encoding aminomethyl transferase family protein, translating to MARTGAGQPASVDQSDRIVPINLRQSGRTPVELLISTRVRKSPYWHLSHEAGCWRATTYNRVYHPRGYVRPEDGGAAVEHEALTHRVTLWNVAVERQIRVQGPDAEAFADYVITRDATRIEPMRARYVILCDERGGILNDPVLLRLARDEFWFSLADSDLLFWLQGVNVGLGMRVEIDEIDVCPLQVQGPRSLDLMVDLVGDAVRDIPYYGLMEAEIAGCSVVVSQTGFSGEKGYEIYLRDATLHAETLWRAVLEAGEAHDLMVTAPGHQRRIQAGILSWGQDIDHETSPFQCNLAYQVPREKAGDYIGRAALERQRAEIEAGRSPFALVMVGMKLGGRPIDDYAPDFWHVSRADGGDPVGYLTSPWHAPELGSNIALGYVPPADSAIGTKLAVWLPDEYASEPGKPDDARVCEVPFRPSANPSTREVALARGRDTAM from the coding sequence ATGGCGAGAACGGGAGCGGGACAGCCCGCGAGCGTGGACCAGTCGGACCGGATCGTTCCCATCAACCTGCGGCAGAGCGGGCGAACGCCGGTCGAACTGCTCATCTCGACGCGGGTCCGGAAGTCGCCGTACTGGCACCTGTCGCACGAGGCGGGCTGCTGGCGGGCCACCACCTACAACCGCGTTTACCACCCTCGCGGCTACGTGCGGCCCGAGGACGGCGGCGCGGCCGTGGAGCACGAGGCGCTCACCCACCGGGTCACGCTGTGGAACGTCGCCGTGGAGCGGCAAATCCGCGTCCAGGGGCCCGACGCGGAAGCGTTCGCCGACTACGTGATCACGCGCGACGCGACCCGGATCGAGCCGATGCGCGCGCGGTACGTCATCCTCTGTGACGAGCGCGGCGGCATCCTGAACGACCCGGTGCTGCTGCGGCTCGCCCGGGACGAGTTCTGGTTCTCGCTCGCCGACTCCGACCTTCTGTTCTGGCTCCAGGGAGTGAACGTCGGGCTCGGGATGCGGGTGGAGATCGACGAGATCGACGTCTGCCCGCTGCAGGTCCAGGGACCGAGGTCGCTCGATCTCATGGTCGACCTCGTGGGCGATGCCGTACGGGACATTCCCTACTACGGGCTCATGGAGGCGGAGATCGCCGGCTGTTCCGTCGTGGTCTCGCAGACCGGATTTTCGGGGGAGAAGGGGTACGAGATCTATCTTCGGGACGCGACACTGCACGCGGAGACGCTGTGGCGAGCCGTGCTGGAGGCCGGGGAGGCGCACGACCTGATGGTCACGGCCCCCGGGCATCAGCGCCGCATCCAGGCGGGGATCCTGTCGTGGGGACAGGACATCGACCACGAGACGAGCCCGTTCCAGTGCAACCTCGCCTACCAGGTGCCGCGCGAGAAAGCGGGCGACTACATCGGGCGGGCCGCGCTGGAGCGCCAGCGGGCCGAGATCGAGGCCGGACGCTCTCCGTTCGCGCTCGTGATGGTTGGGATGAAGCTCGGCGGCCGGCCGATCGACGACTACGCGCCCGATTTCTGGCACGTGTCGCGCGCGGACGGCGGCGACCCGGTGGGGTATCTCACGTCTCCGTGGCACGCCCCCGAGTTGGGAAGCAACATCGCGCTCGGGTACGTCCCGCCCGCCGACTCCGCCATCGGCACGAAACTCGCCGTGTGGCTCCCGGACGAGTACGCGAGCGAGCCGGGCAAGCCCGACGACGCCCGCGTGTGCGAGGTCCCGTTCAGGCCCTCCGCGAACCCGAGCACGCGCGAGGTGGCCCTCGCACGGGGCCGCGATACGGCCATGTAG
- a CDS encoding type II toxin-antitoxin system RelE/ParE family toxin has protein sequence MARYEIEISRTAEKQLRKLPRADRERVARRMSSLAHDPYPRGTRKLAGYEDVYRVRVGSWRILYSVGTKTLIIIILKVGHRGDIYR, from the coding sequence ATGGCCCGCTATGAGATCGAGATCTCGCGAACGGCGGAGAAGCAGCTTCGTAAGCTTCCCCGGGCGGATCGGGAGCGGGTGGCGCGCAGGATGTCGAGCCTGGCGCATGACCCGTATCCCCGGGGAACCAGGAAGCTCGCGGGCTACGAGGATGTCTACCGCGTGCGCGTGGGATCTTGGCGGATTCTCTACAGCGTCGGCACGAAGACCCTGATCATCATCATCCTGAAGGTCGGGCACCGCGGCGACATCTACCGTTAG